In Vicugna pacos chromosome 10, VicPac4, whole genome shotgun sequence, the following proteins share a genomic window:
- the TSKU gene encoding tsukushi yields the protein MPWPLLLPPLLLLLATSGAQTTRPCFPGCQCEVETFGLFDSFSLTRVDCSGLGPHIVPVPIPLDTAHLDLSSNRLETVNESVLAGPGYTTLAGLDLSHNLLTSISPTAFSRLRYLESLDLSHNGLAALLAESFTSSPLSDVNLSHNRLREVSVSAFTTHSQGRALHVDLSHNLLHRLVPPTSRASPPAPTIQSLNLAWNRLRTVPDLRDLPLRYLSLDGNPLVAIGPRAFEGLAGLTHLSLGSLQGLPQLAPYGFRELQGLQVLDLSGNPKLKWAGAEVFSGLGSLQELDLSGTGLVPPPEKLLLHLPALQSISVGQGVWCRRLVREGTYPRHPGSTPKVALYCVDTQESAGGGPDTL from the coding sequence ATGCCGTGGCCCCTGCTGCTGCCGCCCCTGCTGCTGTTGCTGGCCACGAGCGGGGCCCAGACCACCCGGCCCTGCTTCCCCGGATGCCAGTGCGAGGTGGAGACCTTTGGCCTCTTCGACAGCTTCAGCTTGACACGGGTGGATTGCAGCGGCCTGGGCCCCCACATTGTGCCCGTGCCCATCCCCCTGGACACAGCCCACCTGGACCTGTCCTCCAACCGGCTGGAGACTGTGAATGAGTCTGTGTTGGCGGGGCCAGGCTACACCACGCTGGCTGGCCTGGACCTCAGCCACAACCTGCTCACCAGCATCTCACCCACAGCCTTCTCCCGCCTTCGCTACTTGGAGTCACTCGACCTCAGCCACAATGGCCTGGCAGCCCTGCTGGCCGAGAGCTTCACCAGCTCACCCCTGAGTGACGTGAACCTAAGCCACAACCGGCTCCGTGAGGTCTCTGTGTCCGCCTTCACCACGCATAGCCAAGGCAGGGCACTGCACGTGGACCTCTCCCATAACCTCCTCCACCGCCTGGTGCCCCCGACCTCGCGGGCCAGCCCGCCTGCACCCACCATTCAGAGCCTGAACTTGGCCTGGAACCGTCTCCGCACTGTGCCAGACCTCCGGGACTTGCCCCTGCGCTACCTGAGCCTGGACGGGAACCCGCTGGTGGCCATCGGCCCCAGGGCCTTTGAGGGGCTGGCCGGCCTTACACACCTGTCACTGGGCAGCCTGCAGGGTCTCCCCCAGCTGGCGCCCTATGGCTTCCGTGAGCTGCAGGGCCTGCAGGTCCTGGACTTGTCTGGCAACCCCAAGCTCAAGTGGGCAGGAGCTGAGGTGTTCTCAGGCCTGGGCTCCCTGCAGGAGCTGGACCTGTCGGGCACAGGCCTGGTGCCCCCGCCCGAGAAGCTGCTCCTCCACCTCCCAGCGCTGCAGAGCATCAGCGTGGGCCAGGGCGTGTGGTGCCGGCGCCTAGTGCGGGAGGGCACCTACCCCCGACATCCCGGCTCCACCCCCAAGGTGGCCCTGTACTGCGTAGACACCCAGGAATCGGCTGGCGGGGGCCCCGATACCTTGTGA